The genomic interval TGGCCCTGTCCGCCACGGCCCTTGCCCTGGCGCTGGTAGTCGCCCATGCCCGGGAGGGCGGTCGCGACCCATGAGCCTGCCGATCACTGCTCTGGTTCTGTGCCTGACGCTGCCACTGCTGGGTGCCATCGCCACGGTGGCCGCGCCGCGCCATGCCACGCCACTGGTCACCAGCGTCGCCGGGCTGATGGTGGCCGTGACCATAGGCCTGACGAGCCATGTTGCGATCCATGGGCCGGTGGTGGTTGCCCTTGGCGAGTGGGCACCGCCGCTGGGGATACAGATCATGGCGGATGGGCCGGCGGTGCTGTTCCTGCTGGTCAACGCACTGGTCATGGCGGCCGTGGTGCTGTTCTCGCTGGCGCCCATCGGACAACCGGGACCCCGCAGCCGGCTGGCCCAGACCTTCTGGCCGCTTCTGTTGCTGCTATGGGGGGCGCTCAACGCCATATTTGTCTCCCGGGATCTGTTCAATCTCTATGTGGGGCTCGAGCTGGCCAGTCTGGCGGCGGTGGCGCTGGTGGCCATCGAACGAAAGCGCGACACCCTCAATGCGGCACTGCGCTATCTACTGTTCGCCCTGACCGGCTCGCTGCTCTATCTGCTGGGCGTGGTCCTGATCTACGCCGGTCATGGGACTCTGGACATCACTCTGCTGGCCGGCGAATTGGGCATGCACCCCACGGATGCGCTGGCCATCGGGGCGATGACCGCCGGCCTGGCTGCCAAAACCGCGCTGTTCCCCTTTCACGTCTGGCTGCCACCCGCCCATGCCGGCGCGCCCGCCCCCGCCAGCGCGGTATTGTCGGCGCTGGTGCCCAAGGCCTCGCTCTATATCGCGCTCCGCCTGTGGCTTGAGGCCGCGCCGGGGGCCGGTGATGCGATCGCCGTCAATGTCCTGGGCTGGCTCGGCGCTCTGGCCGTTGTCCATGGCTCGATCATGGCCCTTCGCCAGGAGCGCCTGAAACTGGTCATCGCCTACTCCACGGTGGCCCAGATCGGCTACCTGTTCCTCGTGTTTCCCCTGGCGCTGGGCGCCGCGGGCGCCGCCGGGAGCGGTGTGGCGGACAGTGCCTGGAATGGCACCCTGTTTCAGGCACTGTCCCATGCCCTGGCCAAAGCCGCGCTGTTCCTCTGCGCGGGGTTGATCCTCGAAGCCGCCGGCCATGACCGCATTGCTCGACTGGCGGGCGTCGCCCAGGCCCTGCCGGTCACCCTGTTCGCCTTCGGCCTGGCGGCCATCACACTCATGGGCCTGCCCCCCAGTGGCGGCTTCATGGCCAAGTACCTGCTGGTGACCGCCTCGCTGGAGGGCGGTGTGCCGGGCTGGGGGCTGATAGTGCTGGCCGGCGGTCTGCTGGCCGCGGCCTATCTCTATCGCCCCATGGCCTCGGCCTTTCGGCACCCGGATCAGGAGTCCGCCGCCCCCTTCACAACGGTGGCGGCCTGGCGGCAGGCAATCCCGCTGGGGCTGGCTATCGCCTCCCTCGCCCTCGGCATCCTGCCCGCTGTCCCCCATGAGTTGATGGGAGGCATGCCATGACCGACTGGCTGCCCCCGCTGATTCTTGCCACATCGCTGCTGCCGGCGGTGGCGACCTTTTTTCTGCATCAGGAAAGCCACGTCTGGCGCAATACGCTCAACCTCGGCGGAGCGTTGCTCAAGGTCGGGCTGGTGGTGTTCATGCTGGTGGAAGTGGCCGGGGGCACCCTGCATGAAACCCGCATCGACCTGGTACCGGGGGTGTTCCTGCTGTTGAGGGTGGACGCCCTGTCGCTGCTGTTTCTGACCCTTTCTGCCGTGCTGTGGTTGCTCACCACGGTTTACGCCATCGCCTATTTCGACCATAAACCCAACCTCTCCCGGTTCTTCGGTTTTTTCAGTCTGTGCGTTTTCGCCACCACCGGCATTGCCCTGTCGGGTTCACTGCTCACCTTTTTCATTTTCTACGAGCTACTCACCCTGAGCACCTGGCCGCTGGTGGTCCACAAACAGAACGCCGCCTCCATGCGCGCGGGGGTGTCCTACCTGCTGTATTCCCTGCCGGGCAGCGTGGCGTTGCTGTTCGCCATCCTCTGGCTGGAATCCGCGGCCGGGCCAGTGGAGTTTGCCAACGGCGCCGATTTTGCCGATCTGGATTCGGCCAGCCAGCGGTGGCTCTTCCTGCTGTTCGCCGGAGGACTGGCGGTCAAAGCGGCCATGGTGCCGCTTCATCGATGGCTACCCGCCGCCATGGCCGCCCCGGCGCCGGTGAGTGCGCTGTTGCATGCCGTGGCGGTGGTGAAGGCCGGCGCCTTCGGGTTTGTCCGCGTCATCCACGATGTATTCGGCATTGAGCGGGTTACCGACCTGGGACTGGGCATACCGCTGGCCATGCTCGCCTCAGTGACCATTCTGTATGGCTCGATTCAGGCGCTGCGCCAGACCGGGATCAAGCGCCGACTGGCCTACTCCACGGTCAGTCAGGTCTCCTACATCGTCCTGGGTGCCGCCCTCGTCGGCCCCCTGGCGCTCATCGGCGGGCTGGCTCACCTGGTTCACCAGGGCCTGATGAAAATCACTCTGTTCTTCTGCGCCGGCATATACGACGAGCGGGCCGGCATCCATGAGATCGCGGAACTGAACGGCATTGGCGCCCGCATGCCGTGGACCTCGGTGTGTTTCTCGCTGGGGGCGCTGGGCATGATCGGCCTGCCGCCCATGGCCGGCTTCGTCACCAAGATCTACCTGGGCCTGGGGGCCATGGAGTCGGGGGCCCCCTGGGTGGTGGCTGTGCTGGCCGGCTCAACGCTCTTGAACGCAGCGTATTTCCTGCCGCTGCTCTACCGCATCTGGTTTACCCCGCCACCGGACGGCGAGCGCCCCGGTGAGCGCCCCCTGGGCATCGTGGTCCCGGCGGTGATTACCGGCCTGGGCGCCATCGCCGCCGGGCTCCTCGCCGGTGCGGATTTCAGTCCGCTGGGCTGGGCCACACTAATCGTCGAGAGGCATTACCAACCATGATGGACTGGGTGCAAGGACCGTTGATGCCGTTCCTGGCGCTGGCCTGGCCATTGCTGATGGCGGGCCTGATGGTGCTGCCGCCGCTGCGCGATCGGGCCCTGATGCTCCTGCCGCTGGCGCCGCTGCCCGGGCTGATGCTGGCCCTGATGCCACTGACGGATACCGCCACCGAAGTGCCCATTCTGCTGCTGGGCGTGCGACTGGAAACCGATCCCACGGCACTGGCGCTGCTGGGCATGACCGCCGCCCTATGGCTGGCCGCCGGTCTGTACGCCGTGGCCTACATGAAAGCCCCCCGTAAACCGGCCATCTTCAGCGGATTCTGGTGCCTGACCCTCACCGGCAACCTGGGCGTCTTCCTCGCCGCCGATGCCGTGACGTTCTACGTGGCATTTGCGGCGGTCTCGCTGGCGGCCTATTTCCTGGTGGTGCATGACGGCACCGCCGAAGCGCTTCGCGCCTCGAGGATCTACATCATCATGGCGGTACTCGGCGAGGCGATGCTGCTGATCGGCTTCGTGCTGATGATGGCCCAGGCCGAGACGCTGCTGATTGCGGAGATGCGGCACGGCCTGACCGACCCGATGCTCGGCAACGGGCAACGCCAACTGATTGTGGCCCTGCTCATTGCCGGATTCGGCATCAAAGCCGGCCTCATGCCCCTCCATCTATGGCTGCCCCTGGCCCACCCGGCGGCCCCCACCGCGGCCTCGGCGGTGCTTTCCGGGGCCATCGTCAAAGCCGGCCTCATCGGGTTGATCCGGTTTCTGCCCGAAGGCGATGCAATCACCGGCCCCGTCCTGTTGGCGCTGGGGCTGGCCGGCGCTTACGCGGCGGTGATCCTCGGGGTGCTGCAGTCACGCATCAAGGCGGTGCTGGCCTACTCCACCGTCAGCCAGATGAGCTTGATGCTGGCGGTGGTGGGGGCCGGGCTCGCCGTCGCCGGTGGCTCGGGGCCAGAGATTGCGGGCTATTACGGCGTTCATCACGGATTCGCCAAAGGCGCACTGTTTCTGGCCGTGGGCTGGATCCCGCTGCTCGGCGGCGCCGCCCGTTGGGCCGCTTTGGCGTTGGTGGCTGTCCTGTGCGCCTCGGTGGCCGGGTGGCCGCTGACCGGCGGCGCCCTGGCCAAGGCCGCGATCAAACCGGCATTCCCGGCGCCGCTGGTGATGGCGGTGACCGCGACGGGCATCACCACCACGCTGCTTCTGGTGCGCTACCTGTACCTGCTGGCCCGGTCACCGGCAAAATCCGCAGCGGGCCTTGGCGCGCGGACCATGGGCCTGACGGTCATGGGTACCGGATTCGCCGCGCTGGTCGTCCCCTGGGCGCTTTGGGGTGTCCATGATCCCCGCGGTCCCGCTTATTTGATGCAGCCAGATACCCTGATGGCGGGTGCATGGCCGGTGACCGTGGGGCTGGTACTGGCCGGCCTGGTCGGGTGGCAGCAGAACCGGCTCGAACAAAGGCCGAGGGTGCCAGAAGGAGACCTCATCGTCCCGCTGGAGCGCACGATTGGGACGCTCATGTCGGGGATATCCGGACTTGCGGAGACGATCATCGGGCGAAACCGGCCCGCATCGGACACGGCGGCTGAGCCGCTGCAACCCGCCCGACAGGCCGCTCAGGCGCTGGAGACACAGGTCCAGCGCTGGCCCATGGCCGGCGTCATCCTGGTCGGGTTAATGGCAGGGCTGGCCTGGCTAGTCCTGCGGTGAGCGCTCCGAGATCCTGAGCGCCTCGAACTGCGACGAGAGCTTGCGCAGGAGAATATCCCGGAGGTTGTCCATGCGGCGGGCCGGAGTATCCGCCGAGGGGATCATGCCTTCCTGCCAATCCAGATCCTCGAAGCGATCCACCAGATCCGCCGGGCCGATGACGTGGATGGGCACATCATAGCCGTCGACTCCCGCCACAAACCTGGCGGGTTCATGGTCCCCGAGGACGATCATCAGGGGCGGATCCCCGGCCTGATGCTCGGCCCAGCTGCCCACCACCTGCAGGCTGTAATCCACCGCCTGGCGAAATTGATCCCGAATCCGGTCCTCGTCCTGCCAGACCACTTCCGGCGCATCTCCGGAAGCGGCGGCTTCTTCAAACACCTCGCCCGCCCCCATGGATTCCCAATCCACCAGTTCCGGCACCGGGACCCAGGGGGCATGAGAAGAAATCAGGGCGATTTGCGCC from Spiribacter sp. 2438 carries:
- a CDS encoding complex I subunit 5 family protein, with the protein product MMDWVQGPLMPFLALAWPLLMAGLMVLPPLRDRALMLLPLAPLPGLMLALMPLTDTATEVPILLLGVRLETDPTALALLGMTAALWLAAGLYAVAYMKAPRKPAIFSGFWCLTLTGNLGVFLAADAVTFYVAFAAVSLAAYFLVVHDGTAEALRASRIYIIMAVLGEAMLLIGFVLMMAQAETLLIAEMRHGLTDPMLGNGQRQLIVALLIAGFGIKAGLMPLHLWLPLAHPAAPTAASAVLSGAIVKAGLIGLIRFLPEGDAITGPVLLALGLAGAYAAVILGVLQSRIKAVLAYSTVSQMSLMLAVVGAGLAVAGGSGPEIAGYYGVHHGFAKGALFLAVGWIPLLGGAARWAALALVAVLCASVAGWPLTGGALAKAAIKPAFPAPLVMAVTATGITTTLLLVRYLYLLARSPAKSAAGLGARTMGLTVMGTGFAALVVPWALWGVHDPRGPAYLMQPDTLMAGAWPVTVGLVLAGLVGWQQNRLEQRPRVPEGDLIVPLERTIGTLMSGISGLAETIIGRNRPASDTAAEPLQPARQAAQALETQVQRWPMAGVILVGLMAGLAWLVLR
- a CDS encoding complex I subunit 5 family protein; its protein translation is MTDWLPPLILATSLLPAVATFFLHQESHVWRNTLNLGGALLKVGLVVFMLVEVAGGTLHETRIDLVPGVFLLLRVDALSLLFLTLSAVLWLLTTVYAIAYFDHKPNLSRFFGFFSLCVFATTGIALSGSLLTFFIFYELLTLSTWPLVVHKQNAASMRAGVSYLLYSLPGSVALLFAILWLESAAGPVEFANGADFADLDSASQRWLFLLFAGGLAVKAAMVPLHRWLPAAMAAPAPVSALLHAVAVVKAGAFGFVRVIHDVFGIERVTDLGLGIPLAMLASVTILYGSIQALRQTGIKRRLAYSTVSQVSYIVLGAALVGPLALIGGLAHLVHQGLMKITLFFCAGIYDERAGIHEIAELNGIGARMPWTSVCFSLGALGMIGLPPMAGFVTKIYLGLGAMESGAPWVVAVLAGSTLLNAAYFLPLLYRIWFTPPPDGERPGERPLGIVVPAVITGLGAIAAGLLAGADFSPLGWATLIVERHYQP
- a CDS encoding complex I subunit 5 family protein; protein product: MSLPITALVLCLTLPLLGAIATVAAPRHATPLVTSVAGLMVAVTIGLTSHVAIHGPVVVALGEWAPPLGIQIMADGPAVLFLLVNALVMAAVVLFSLAPIGQPGPRSRLAQTFWPLLLLLWGALNAIFVSRDLFNLYVGLELASLAAVALVAIERKRDTLNAALRYLLFALTGSLLYLLGVVLIYAGHGTLDITLLAGELGMHPTDALAIGAMTAGLAAKTALFPFHVWLPPAHAGAPAPASAVLSALVPKASLYIALRLWLEAAPGAGDAIAVNVLGWLGALAVVHGSIMALRQERLKLVIAYSTVAQIGYLFLVFPLALGAAGAAGSGVADSAWNGTLFQALSHALAKAALFLCAGLILEAAGHDRIARLAGVAQALPVTLFAFGLAAITLMGLPPSGGFMAKYLLVTASLEGGVPGWGLIVLAGGLLAAAYLYRPMASAFRHPDQESAAPFTTVAAWRQAIPLGLAIASLALGILPAVPHELMGGMP